The Neofelis nebulosa isolate mNeoNeb1 chromosome 1, mNeoNeb1.pri, whole genome shotgun sequence sequence GGGTCGCCGCAGCGCATGGACACAGCACAAAACACAGCACGGGCCGCTGCAGGTGGATTCAACGACAGATGGCTGCGCAGAGCCCTCTGCCCACCCGCCATCACGGAAAAGCACACCGCACTACACTATTGGCTATTCTACACCAGCCGAAAGAGGGAGGGGGCTCTACACTACGGTAAGGGTTGGGGTGGGGTTCTTGCGCAGCCCCACTGGAGGTACGGAGGTacgggcctgggggagggggtgggcagaaggggatgggcagagaaaggtCTATGCACAAGGAGGCACTGGGGGACTTTAACCAGGCTCTGGCCACTAGGGAgcagactgggggggggggggggggggggctgggcatTGGCCTTCACGGAGAAGAAATGGCACCTGGCAAGATGAAGGAAGAGAGGCTGGAGGAGTGCAGGGGCCCTGTGGAGAAGCCCGGATCCTAGGCTAAGACTTTCTGTCCACCTGGTCCCTGCTGTAGCTCCATGCCTCCCCAACCCAGGGACCAAGAACCACCTAGCTGGCCCTGCCTCACTGCTAGGGCCACACTGATTCTTCTACCTGTGGCACCTCTGGAGTACCCAGCACCCACAGAGGGCCCTCTGACCTCTCCAGGGGACCTGGTCCCAAACGTCCTCAGACCTTCCTTTGACTATAATGCCAGTTTAAATCCATTGGTGCTAATAGCTCAGCCCAAAGCTCACTGCCTGAGGTGAGTGAGCAAGCCTTGAATGTGGCAAACGAGAGTCCAGCCTGGTACTTGGTTTATGGCTGGAATTGGGGATCTGGCCAGTACCCTGGGGACACAGAGCCTTCTGCAAGATCCTGATAACTGGCAAGTCAAGCTTTGTCCATCCCCTATATCCACACCCTTCCCTTCTTTATCTTACCACCCCATACTGTCTTGGAACATGCAATGAAGTCTCTTGTTTGGAGAGGGGGAAGTCACGGCATGCAGCGGGAACATCaaacaatgaaaaacagaacaaaagactGGTCCCAAGGGCGCTGGGAAGAGGCACGGTAGCAAAGTGCCCTCCCTAAATCCAGCAAGCGTCAGTACCATGGCAATGGTGACCATGTCTGCCAAAACTTGAGCTTGGTCTTGGGCTCTGGAAGGAGATGAAGGGACGGGCACCAAACCATGCTTTGGGGGCAGTCTGAGAACTGGAGAGGCCAAGAGGTTATGACGCCCTTCCAACTCTTCAGAACTACGAGCCTTTTTAGGTCACCAGGTACCTCAACACCCCAACCACCTTATTCAAGAAAGAGGAGCTGCTGAGGGGGTGGGGTGACAGGAGCAAGGCAGGGAATTGTGGATGGGCCTGATTGAATTTGGAAGATGGCAAAGTTCAGCTGTAACTAAAGGGGGTGTGATAAATGGTGTCTACACTAACCCCACTACCCCCATGGGCACAGCAATTGACTGGATGGGGGTTCCCAGAACTCCCTTTTGCATATTCAATCCcttgggggcagagaggggggtgtTGACTGGGcacttgtttctgtttctcaaagGGAGCATGGCCTGGACCCCTACCAGTATCTGGGGGTGAGCCCTGAAAATATGAGGCCTGGGTACAGATACGGAGAGGCTGGGCTGGTTGGGGAGGGAAGTTGCCCCATGGCTCTTGGCCTGGCCTCCACGttacttcttctcttttttgcctGACTTCTTCTTGTTGCCATTGCCACCGGTGGGGGCCTTGCCATCTCGCTTGCCAGCCGCGTTGGTCAGTGTGGCATTACTGCCGGGGATGTAGACGTTCTGGCGGTAGTCCGGCACGTGCTGCAGGGTAAACTGGGGCCCGTAGCGGGCACTCAGGCCCATGGTGCCAGCGCCCCCTCCCAGGGTGGAGCCCCCATCAGCAGCTTctgcaagagagagaggaaggtgaaGAGCTAAACTCTgggtccctcttttttttttttttttttcaacattttttatttatttttgggacagagagagacagagcatgaacgggggaggggcagagagagagggagacacagaatcggaaacaggctccaggctccgagccatcagcccagagcctgacgcggggctcgaactcacggaccacgagatcgtgacctggctgaagtcggacgcttaaccgactgcgccacccaggcgccccagggtccCTCTTTTATAGCACAACCAGTTAATGGGCAGAGCGCCCAGCCCTGACCACAATGAGCCCTTGGAATATCATCTCTATCAAAGGGGGATAAACACCTTTTGATAAATACCCTCTAATACCCTCTAACAAAGAGGCAGAGGTAAGTGGCTCTGGAGTGAGACCAGCTGGGTTTGATTCCTAGCTCTTTTACCTACTAACCAATTGGGGGCAATCCCTATGTCTCCTGATCTATGAAAAGGGGTAAAAATAACAACTAACTCTTCTGGTTTGGCTGAAGACTAACCAAGATTATGTAGGGCCTGAAACATGCTGTTATTTTTCAGGGCATAAATAAAAGCTCTCCAGTCCTTGCCCTAACCCTTCTCACGGGAGCCTCTCTGGTCTCCACACTAGACTGTGGTCTCCTGGAGGGCTGCAACTAGGGCCTGTGTGTCCTCCTATCCTTCACCAGCCGGTGCCCACAGAGTGGGGGCACTCAGCAGTTCTGTTGTTAGCAGGGGGTCAGGGGGCTTTGCAGGTATTCATTTCATAACAGCGACAGGAGTTGACTAGTGTCAACTATTCTGTGCCAAGTACTCTGCTAGATACTGCACGTGCATGATGGCTTTCACCTCAATGAGACAACCCAGTGAGGTATGGTATTTATCCTTACTTTATATATGAGGAaagcaaggctcagagaaggtaaaAGACTAACTCAAAGCCACACCAGCCATCACAGGTTAAAGCAGGGTGGCTAAGTGTATCTCAACATATACTGTAGAGAGAgtcaccactaccaccatcagGTTGGATCTTATCACTCTGAGGATaaaggaggaggacagaagaCAAAATGAGCCATGTTCTAGGAGGCTAAAAAGATGATTCCGGGACCAGATATCTATTGTTTCTCTTTtggatttcaaatttttatttaaattcttgttagttaacatatatggttaacattagtttcaggtgtagaatttagggattcatcactgACCTgtaacacccagtggtcatcacaagtatcctccttaatacccatcacccacttggCCCATCCTCTGCGACCAGGTATCTTAGGTACAAGGTAGACAGAGGTTCACAGTATCAGAGCTATGGAACATCAGACAACACCCCAAGCCCAACTTCCTACTGTATACAAGAAGAAACGGGGTCTAGAGAAGTATTCTGGCTCTAGCTTAGCATCACcctgagagcttgttagaaatggagacttggaatctgcattttaacaagatttcccAGTGATTTTTAGGCACACTGAAGGTAGAAAAGCACAGGATCACTTATCCCATTGGGTTTTTGTGAGGCTCAAATGAGACAGTGCTTCATGAGTCCACAGGCACTTGGTAAGGGCTCACTCAGTGTTGGGTGCAGCGCTCACATCATCACCACCATACAGTGTGTGTTGTTACTTCTACTCTACATGCTCCCTGGGTGCAGCAAGGAAAACCAGGAATTTCCCGGACTCAGCCTGAGTTCACAAGGGCTCCTGCTGGAGTCCTCTGGCAGTGGGAGGGTTAAAGCCCCTGGAATTCCCAGCCAAGCCCCAGCCCAGCTGACAAGAGttctcctcccagcctccctttaCTCTACGCTAGACCCTGGGAGTGGGTAGAGAGGGTGACTAAAGCCGGAGAGGCTGACTAATCCTGGGACACTAACCAGGGATTGAGAAATAGACAGGAACTATTTTAAAAACCAGCCcaagagggggaagggcacaggagaagggaacagagagaaaagccttGGGTCTTTCTGCCTCCTCACTCCAATGCTCGGGTTTCTACAATCTCCATTTCAAGTCCCAAATCCCAGGATTTGAGGGCTTTGGGGTGTGTGTGAAaggctgggtgggagggagcagctgcccacttccttctctctttccccagactgctcccctcccccagccctttcATTCCATTGACTTTTTCAACGTTTTCCCTAATTAACTCCAGGATGGAGCCAAGCTCACCCTCCCCTTCAGCATACCCTCTTCCAGCCTGGGaatgaaggggtgggggaaggggcctAGATTCTGCTTCAAAGAGCTAGGATTCCAGAGTGATTTAGGGGCCAAAGGGGAGACTTCAGAGgcgccagagagggagagagagggggacacacacatacatacatacacatatacacataacacacacacacacgcatgcacacgcatgtgtgtgcacgcagaAATGGAGAGAACCAGGGAGAAGGGAGGTAGAAACAGAAGGGCACAAAGGGCTTGACTTGGTAACTGGAGGCAAAGCCCACCCACATCCCACCGGCATCCCAGATCTCTAAGGAGCACCCCAAGGAGGTGGAAATGACAAAGCCAGTTCTTGCCACCTCCCACCAGAAGCACAGGCCTGATGCTGGCCCAGGCTCTGTGGGGGACTTTGAGGTTGGGCTGGACCAGGAGAGAGAAGATGTGCAAATCCAGGGCATAACAGAAAAAGGCTGACACTAGAGTTCCTTCTGTTTAGCGCTGTCACTAAGAAAGCTGGGTGACCCTGGCAGAGGCCCTGCACAACTCaggcctccatttccccatctgtaggtCTGAGGGTGGAGATGGTGGATTGCAGCCTCTGACCTTCTGTAGAATCAATTCTTCATCGGTGCCTCCTTCTACCTCCCCCCAGCACACAGTGAGCAGGGACCAAGATCTTTTCCATTCTATAgagaaacattctttaaaaagcagccagaaaggggtgactggctggctcagtcaatagagcatgaaactcttgatctcagggttatgagtccaagccccacgttgggtgtagagattacttaaaaataaaatctggagcACCTGATGGTGGCTCAGCTGAACTCTTAATTTCAccttaggtcaagatctcacggtttgtggaataaagccccatgtggggctctgtgctgacagtgtggagcctgctggagattctctctctctccctctttccctctctctctgcctctcccctactcatgctctctctcaaaataaataaatatttaataaacaaaaataaaaattaaaaattaaaaaattaaatcttaggaaaaaaaaaaaggcattaagaAAGAACCTAGGCAAACTCTGGCCTAAAGGGTAAAGGTCACTGGCCTTCTCTCCAGCTCCTGGCCTCAcagcctcccttcccaccccagctCAGGGCTGAGACAGCACCTCCAGACAGGGAGGCCTGGTCAAGCTAATCCAGAGTCAGTTGAACCACAAATCAGAACCTCCTTGAGAACACACTTCCccccaagtgtttatttaaaGTGCCTCCCAAGTGTACTTACTTTCCTTCTTACTTACTTCCCCTCAGCAGCCCCTTAGCCAGGCTGGGCTGGACTCCAGGAACCTCTCTGGCTTCAGGGCAGAGAAGCGGGTGTGAAAGTGGGAGTAGAGCCTGACCCTGCCACTTCAACCCTCTGGATCATTCCCCAAGGCCCTAGCCTACACTCAGGTCAGATGCTGTGTGGGCCAGAGGGGTGGAGCCCTGACAAGGGAGGGGACCCTGGGGGGTTTTAGGCCATAAatactgattccatttctgtttcttaaatctgGATTTAGGCCAAAAGCCTCCTTCCTGCATGTAATGCTAAAACCCACAACAGTTAAATATACCTGTCTGCCTACTTCCCTCAAGAACCTGACTTGGTATCTCCTAgagccacccacctgcctctTTCATACTCAGTATCTGGCCCCTCCAGAAGTACaatcccctgcccaccccagacCTGGGCCAGTTCTGTCCCGGAAGGCTTGCTGCCCTGgtcactttccccttcctctcccccttcacGTGAACTACCACAGGCCTGGCTTCACTTAACCTCACAGACATCTGGGAGAGGCATGccaaatttaacaaataaaatgcagaataCTCCCAATTAAATCTGaacttcagataaacaatgagcaggtttttttcttttttaatatagtatgTCCCAATACTCATGTTTGGGACCTACTtatgctaaaatattatttgttgttCACGTGAAGTTAAAATTAACCAAGcttcctgtgttttatctggcaCCTCTAGTCTGGGAGAATAAAGCAAAACAGTAAGAGGAGTTTAGCCTCTACACCTATTCAGCTAAAAGGGAAACGTAGGCTGCATCTAAAGGCAGACATGGTCACTGCAAAAGCAAACGCGTGAACTTGAGAGTCAGACTGGGTTAGAATCCCCAATCTGCATCTCAAAATGGGGACCTTGGAGCAAGGgatttctcagttttctcatctgtcagatGTAAGTAATCACAGACCTGCTTTGCAGAGCTGGTTAAGAGGATGAATTGATGTGAGGCCTAGCATGCACCCAGGACAGAACATAGGTATGATTTGAAAGTTACTGTTCTGATTTTACCGGGTTCTGTCCCAGCCCTCCACACGTGCTACAGGCCAGACAGAGGATTTCACTGCACTAAGTAAGCCCAGGGTCTAACGCCCTGACAGCCTTCATAGGAAGCCCAAGATGTGCTGCTCCTAAAACTAGTCCTTATGAACAGGCATTATTCTCAATCTGCCTTTTATGGATCAAACAAGATAAGAGGTAATCAATTTTGGCCACTACCTATTGTGCCTTACTCTGTCATCCCCATGCTAAGGCCTTGCATTGGGGCCTCACAACACCAGCAAGATCTGTTCTAGTTCTCATGTGATAGTCACTGAAAGTGAAGCCCAGAGGGGCTTCCTTGAGGACTCATGGCTAAGTGTGGGTGCTGAGATTTGAGTCCAGGTTGGTCTGCCTCCAAAGCTTGTGCTCTTAAGTACTAACatcattctgtttttctgtttgccCTACTCAGGACCCTTCTGACTATTCAGGGACAAAAACCATTGGCTGAATCTCTGTTGCATGTGAAGTTCTGTTAGCCTTCTAGGAAAATCAAAATCCTGCTCTGGAGGTGGGGCAACAACAAAGGGAAGGGGTCTCACATATCCAAATGTGTTCTCTGTGCTGGGAGTATCCACGCCCACAACCATGGAGGGAAGGGCCTGTACGTCACAGGTCCAGTACTTTGTGCTTTGtgttatcatctcatttaatcctcacaacaacgcTTTGAGGCCACTGTCTCCATTTTCTTGGCTTAAGAAGCTGATATTTGTCAAGATTAAGCAAAATGATCAAATTCACAAAGATAATAAATGACAGAAGTAGGATCCGACCCATGCGGTCCCCTTCTGGAGCTGGACTTTTAACGTCACTCCCTCTATTCCCTCAATAAATCTTTCCTTTCTCACTCTTTTCTAGGCATCCCAGGAAGTCTGAACCTGTTTCTCAACCTGGGTTTTTGTCCAGGAATTATGAGTCCTCTCAGGGACTCCGAGAAAGATCCAGAGAAACCATGCAGGTTGATAGCCAGTCTTAAGGCAGATGGCTGTGGGATTCCCCCCAGAACCCCAGGTCCCTCATCCCCACACACACAGTGGCACAACTTACCACTGGCAGAGGCCAAGATCATGGCTTGAAGCATCTCTGTGTCAAACTGGTTGTTGGGCCAAGTGCCGGTTTCATCGCCATTTTGGGAGCTGAGGAGAGAGTGGGATGGTGAATACAGTCTCCCAGGCCAGCCTAGTTCACGCCTCTCCCGTCCTCTCCTAGAGCTCCCAGATCTAGTAACCTATATCTCCATCCCATGCCCAAAGATGGCCTGTAGGATTATAACATGTAATGTTTGccaatactttgaaaaaaatcccTTTGCCTAGCATACTTGCTTGCCTTGCACCATCTATAGAAATCAAACCTTTTCTGAGGCACTTCCCTAATTCCTCAAGCTCCCTCTCACAGCAAATCTGGTGTTCCCTAGACTGCCAGTTCCCAACTTCTACCTTGCTAAGATGAATAAAATTTGTCAGAGGGATTCCTAAGCAACTCCCCCCAGCGCAGCCCAGGTGCCTCCCCCAGGCAGCTCAGGTCGCATGGCTCCTGCTGCTATACCTGTCTACACCGTCTGTAGAAGATGGTGTCTGCGCCCCTCCTGCTGAAGTACCTAATTAAAACCTTTGGACACTCTAAGCATTGAGAAAAACACGAAGTGATTGATGATTGTTAAAAACACTAACTTATAAATGACCTGAAGAAATTCCAGCTCAACTCAGATTTTTCCCACAGTGAGTATTTCCATGTTTTTTGGAATtctgaaatatattatttctgtttttgaggGAAGGAAGAGCCACCCTGACACACACACCATTAGGTGACCCTTGGCACCACCTGGAACACCAAAGTTCATCAATAAGTATTTCTTGCTTGAATGAATGGGGGGGGAAACACACGAAGAGAGTGAGGTTACCATAGGGAAGGATCTGGCACCAGGGTAAGGAGTGCAGGGCAGGCCTTGGAagcatgagagggagacagagagagcaagagcatgatcATGTTGGTGTATTCTGTCATGGTGGGTGAGCACAGCCAAGAAATGCTTTACAATTTTTCCAAGTTCTGTCCCTGCTTACGGTTTCCCCTGATCTGGGATTCTCCATCCTCAGGTAGGTGGACTTAGTCTAAGGCTTGGCCAGAGTGCAGCTGCTCTATGTGTCCTCTATACCCTCACATCAGACAGGGttgaagggaaaggaggagccTCATTTCTCTCTCAGAGTGACAACAGTTGGAATTCTGTGTCCATTtattcaaccaacatttactgaccaattactgtgtgccagacaatGGGCAAGATACTGGGGTTATAGTTGTGAACGTGACTGACATAGTCTCTGTGATGCTCATGGTCTATATACTGAGAGGCTGACATTAAATAATCACACAATTATTTAATGGTAACTGTGACAAGTGCCATGGGGGCAAACAGCAGGGTGTATAAGGGAGTCTTGATTTAGTAAGGGCTAGGGAGCTCAATCAGTCCAAGGTTCCCTGaggaaaagggaaattagaagaCAGGGAATTCACATCTGAATAAATTTCCAGCTAATCTGTAAGACAATTCCATATAAACAAAGGTAGGAGGAATGACAGAAAATCACCACCTTGTAACCACCAATCACtggtgaatattaaaatattaaaactgaaagGTTGCTGCACAGTCTCAAATACCACACACAGAGTACTTattaatcacaaatattttaaaatatatttgtaatggaGAGATCTGAAGATACCACTTTAACTAAGTGAACAAAGTGAGTATCCCTGATAGCTGAACAAAATGACATGTAATGATTCCTGACGTAATGCTGTGGGAGGTGTACAATGTCACCCAGTCAGTATTCCTACCAAAATCGTTGTTAACCTGATTTCACTGTGAGAAAATGATAAGCAAATCCAGATCatgggacattttatttatttgtaagtgtttatttttgagacagagggagagagggacagatagatagaggaggacagaggattcaaagtgggttTGGTGCTGacaccatgagttcatgacctaagttgaagtcagatgctcaaccaactgagctacccaggagccccagattgtgggacattttaaaagacaactgGCTTGGACTCTAAAAAATGTCCATGTCATtaaaacagacagacaaaaaaacTAAGGAGACTGTTCTACATTAAAGGAGACGAAAGCAATAGGGCAAGCAAAGGTAATTCATGCTCCTTGATTGAATcccaaattgaaaaaaaaaaaacaaaaaacatcaggggtgcctgactggctcagttggtagacgatgcaactcttgatattaggatcatgagttcaagccccacattgggtatagagcttgctttaaaaaaaaaaaataccaaacaaatTAAAAGGACATTTGgagaacatttatgaaaatctGCCAGTGGACTACATGTTATTACACTACTGTTAAATTTCCCAAACGTGATCATTCTTGTATGGTTTGTATGAGAATGTTACTGTTATTAGGAGGTGTATACTAAAGTTTTTCAAATACTACAACGTCTGCAACTctcaaatattcagaaaaaaaagtgtagtatgtgtgtggaaagagagagagagaaaaaaatgcaaaatacaaaCAACTGATTAATCTAGGTAAAAACAGTATGTCTGAGTTCATCACACTATTTCGACAAATGAACTTTTTGACAAACTTGAAACATCTCAAAGTAAAATGTTGAGAAGTAAAATGAAGTATCTAGGAGAAAGTATTGTGTTGTGGGAGAGAGCTTTCCAGGCAGAGTGAGGAATGTGCCCCAAGCCTCTGAGGCTGGGAAATGCTTGGCCAGTTCAGTGGACTAAGGGCAGCCAGTGTGGCTATCCCAAGGGGAGATGGTGTCAGGGGCTGAGGTTGTAAAATGGACACTAAAAACTTTGGTCTCATCCTAAGAGCTCTGAGAAGTCACTGAGGTGTTTAAAGGGAGGGGGGTGTCATGATGGGATTTAAGAATTTAAAGACTGCTTTTGCTCCTGGGAGAGGACTAAGGGTGAAGGGTCCCTCTAGGAGGACAGGAGCCCAGTGGTGCGGCCTCAGCCACCTCTGTCTCCGTGGGAATCCAGGGGTCTTTACTTGCAGTCCTGCTGTCACTGGACGTGCTGGAAGGCAGAGGCCTCAGGCAGATGGGCTCATGCCTAGAGGAGAAGCCTAACTGGGATAGAGTGGGGAGAACAGTTGTCAtggaggggaagcagagagaagggctCCAGGGGAGACAAGAGGGTCAGATACCTGGTTAGGGGGATGCCCAGTGGAGACTGGGGAGTGGtgctgaggaaacagaggtgAGTGGAGGGGTAGGCCTGGAACCATAATGGGCTGGGCTATAAGGAGGATTCTTGGGCAATGGTTGAAGGCTGGAGGCTAAATGGATGGGCAGGTTGCCAGATCTTTGACTTCTTTCTGAACAATTTGCTGAGAGCTTCCTATTCTCTGGAAGAGAATATATTTATGTTcttcctatatatatatgtgtgtgtgtgtgtgtatgtgtgtgtgtgtatatatagccAGATTAAGCCTCAGAACCACCTGCAGGTAACTGTTATTATGATTATCCCTATTTTTCAGTAGATGAAtccagggctcagagaggttaagagactcCCAAATTCTCACAGCCAATAACTGGCAGAGCTATGGCCTGAAAGAGGCCTAATGTGAATCTGAAGCCTATGTTCTTATACATGACACCACACTGGACTTCAGCAGAGAGGCAGCAATGGGGATAGGAGACTCTTCCAGGATTTAGGAGATGTTGAACAATAAAAGTAGAGGGGATTGACTATCTCTAATTCACCATTTTCCAAGCATCCACTATGTGTCAGTGACTATAGTAAACCCTGAGATATAAAAGCTGATAGAGTTTTGCCGTAAGGAGTTTGTATTCTGGTGCACTGGATGGGTGTGTGAGGGAACATCCCAGAAGATGGGCTATGGAAGAATGCTCCCTGCAGcatgatcaaaaaaaaaagaaaagtctgggaAAGTCACCTCTAACAACAGCCTGGATTTAActatgttaaaatataaacacgtatgaatttttttaaggtagtaaAAGCCTGTcagccttttaaaatatacattatatgtcCATATAAGGGGCTGTTATGCAACAATTaactttgaatttgttttttttttttttactgacatGGGAAAATTGTGGTATACTGCAAAGAGAACAGATACAGGTGGATCTTCTGttccagctctctctctgccctgccccaactcacactcatgctctctcaaaataaacaaacattaagaaaataatataataaaatacacatgtgaaaatattaaagagcTTAAGAGATTTGAAACACTCAAATACAAAATGTGGGTCTTAATTTGGATAAGCATGCAAATGAATTACCAGAGAGAGACATATAACGGGAAGTGTCAATACAGACTAGATATTTGATGATACtagtttattaatattatattacttagtattaatatattattagttTATTGATATTATTGTTAATGCTTCTGTATGTAAAAGAATTGTCTGTTTAAGACCGTGAAGAGTCAGATGACATTATATGATGGCTGAGATTTGTTTCACAGTAATTCACGGGGGTAACAGGGTGGAGACTGAAGTGAAACAACGTAGGGCATTAGGTGAAGCTGAACGGTGGGATCATAGAGGTTCATTATACCGTTCTACTTTTgtacaaatttgaaaatttcatattcaaaaaattttaatgggggTTTCTCTGGGTTGTGAAATTcgagtcctttttcttttaaaaatttttctctatttccccaTGCTTctacaatgaacatgtattattttataagcaaaaaaaacaaaaacaaaaaacccaaaactaagTTGCTATTTGTCTGCTGAATGGCTGCCTCAAGGCAGCCTCCCTATCCCTGAGGGAGAGCAGGGATAGTGTTTCTCAGAGGAGGGGGATGGAAGGGTAGTGTGGAGCCATCAAAGGAGAACAGAGTGGAACCAGGACAAGCTAAATGGAGACTCTCACTGTGCAGAGACTGGGAACAGCTGCAGGGTGGAGCCTGTGTGTACTGTGTGAGAAGGGACAAGTGGCTTGCTGGGTTTGGAGCTTGAGATAACAGCTGTTGAGATAAGAAGCCAAAAAGATGACTTGAGACGGGACAGTGGCTGGGAGGAGGAGCACCTGGCAGGCAGGGACTTCAGAACATGTCTTTCCCCCTTTTGTCTGGGCAATGTGACCCAGTGCTGACTTGAACTTGAACTAGGTTCATCTCAACACTAACCCTGCTGTGCATGGTGTGCCAGTAGCCAAGATGGTGCAGTGGAGGGGAGTGGAGCAGAGAAGCAGTGGAGGGCTGGAGCCAGAGTTAGACTGGATAAATCTCCTTTCTTCATCCTTCCACTCAGATTTACTCATCATAACAACAGCAAAGACAAAGTACCCTGTCAGTCTGTTGATCTTGAGAGGCCTTACCACAAGGCCTGTGTGGaggctcttccctctctccttgagCTGGTTAATTTGAAACCCTTCAGATTTCAGCACAATCTCCTTTCCTCCTAGAGGTCCCCTTGCTCCCTTACCAGGGCAAATCCCTACTGTAGGCCCTCACCACCAGGTAGTGCACTTTATAGCACTTACAATAGCTGTGATCTTACATTTACTTTGGTATttagttaa is a genomic window containing:
- the LOC131514100 gene encoding protocadherin gamma-A2 isoform X25; amino-acid sequence: MLLFPAEELNKFFLEQAPPNTDWRFSQAQRPGTSGSQNGDETGTWPNNQFDTEMLQAMILASASEAADGGSTLGGGAGTMGLSARYGPQFTLQHVPDYRQNVYIPGSNATLTNAAGKRDGKAPTGGNGNKKKSGKKEKK
- the LOC131514100 gene encoding protocadherin gamma-B7 isoform X24 — translated: MLPHALSLSCKLLKSLVIRILPAVTRELPSLSTQAPPNTDWRFSQAQRPGTSGSQNGDETGTWPNNQFDTEMLQAMILASASEAADGGSTLGGGAGTMGLSARYGPQFTLQHVPDYRQNVYIPGSNATLTNAAGKRDGKAPTGGNGNKKKSGKKEKK
- the LOC131514100 gene encoding protocadherin gamma-B5 isoform X26; protein product: MVPEAWRRGLQAPPNTDWRFSQAQRPGTSGSQNGDETGTWPNNQFDTEMLQAMILASASEAADGGSTLGGGAGTMGLSARYGPQFTLQHVPDYRQNVYIPGSNATLTNAAGKRDGKAPTGGNGNKKKSGKKEKK
- the LOC131514100 gene encoding protocadherin gamma-A5 isoform X27; translated protein: MGYFFSRGIWQAPPNTDWRFSQAQRPGTSGSQNGDETGTWPNNQFDTEMLQAMILASASEAADGGSTLGGGAGTMGLSARYGPQFTLQHVPDYRQNVYIPGSNATLTNAAGKRDGKAPTGGNGNKKKSGKKEKK